In one window of Ptiloglossa arizonensis isolate GNS036 chromosome 5, iyPtiAriz1_principal, whole genome shotgun sequence DNA:
- the LOC143147467 gene encoding uncharacterized protein LOC143147467, producing the protein MALTIALPLSGLEPDQFSALGSRLFYEHGFRTLTGCGPISPSTASESSGVSSLVPSIESTTPEQTPASSRPSTPAEEPPCKKQEKVQTPNEPLRVYYNERDILNLGANIREPFWQMRIPMMPRYDFKSFMENRSVYYRLGEYGLTEEYPTRNCKDCGFSEPSPYLF; encoded by the exons ATGGCACTGACGATAGCGTTACCGCTCTCCGGTCTGGAGCCGGATCAGTTCTCCGCGTTGGGCTCGAGACTCTTCTACGAACACGGTTTCCGAACTTTGACCGGTTGCGGACCGATCTCGCCGAGCACGGCCAGCGAATCGAGCGGAGTCAGCAGCCTGGTACCCTCCATCGAATCGACGACACCGGAACAAACTCCGGCCTCTTCCAGACCGAGCACACCGGCCGAGGAACCGCCTTGCAAGAAGCAAGAAAAGGTACAGACC CCGAACGAGCCGCTCCGTGTTTATTACAACGAACGGGACATATTGAACTTGGGAGCGAACATCAGGGAACCGTTCTGGCAAATGAGAATACCGATGATGCCCCGCTACGATTTCAAGAGCTTCATGGAGAATCGGTCCGTGTATTATCGACTGGGTGAATACGGCCTGACCGAGGAGTACCCGACG AGGAATTGCAAAGACTGCGGCTTCAGCGAACCATCGCCGTACCTGTTTTAA